The DNA window ATCGCTGAAATCGAAACCGACAAGGCGACGATGGAAGTCGAAGCCGTTGACGAAGGCATTCTTGGTAAAATCCTCGTGCCCGCCGGCACCGAAGGCGTTGCCGTGAACACGCCCATCGCCGTGCTGCTGGAAGACGGCGAAAGCGCGGGCGATGTTGCCCCGCCCAAGGCTGTACCAAAAGCCGAAGCAAAAACCGAAGCTGCTCCTGCGCCGTCCTGCAACCCGCAATCTGCGCCGCAACCGGCAACGGCTGCGCCCGCACCTGAAAAGGAATGGACGGGCGCAACAACCTCCGTCACCGTGCGCGAGGCACTCCGCGACGCGATGGCCGAAGAAATGCGCCGCGACGGCGAAGTCTTCGTCATGGGCGAGGAAGTGGCCGAATATCAGGGCGCGTATAAAGTGACCCAGGGCCTGCTGCAGGAATTCGGCGGCAAGCGCGTGATCGACACCCCGATCACCGAATACGGTTTTGCCGGTATCGCGACGGGCGCGGCCTTTGCCGGCCTGAAGCCGATCGTGGAATTCATGACATGGAACTTCGCCATGCAGGCGATCGACCATGTGATCAACTCGGCCGCCAAGACGCTGTATATGGCGGGCGGCCAGCTGGGCTGCCCCATCGTGTTCCGCGGCCCGAACGGCGCGGCAAGCCGCGTAGGCGCGCAGCACTCGCAATGCTTCGCCAGCTGGTATGCGCATTGCCCGGGCTTGATCGTGATGGCACCGTGGTCGGCGGCGGATGCGAAGGGCCTGCTGAAAGCAGCCATCCGCAACCCGAACCCCGTCGTGTTCCTTGAAAACGAAATGATGTACGGCCAGACGTTTGACATTCCTGCCGATCCCGATTTCATCCTGCCAATCGGCAAGGCGAAGATCGAACGCGCAGGCACCGATGTCACCATCACCGCGTTCAGCCGCATGGTCGGCGTGGCGCTGCAGGCGGCGGACAAACTGGCGGAGCAGGGCATCAGCGCGGAGGTGATCAACCTGCGCACGCTGCGCCCGCTGGATACCGAAGCGATCATCAATTCGGTCAAGAAAACCAACC is part of the Alphaproteobacteria bacterium genome and encodes:
- a CDS encoding pyruvate dehydrogenase complex E1 component subunit beta; the encoded protein is MSIQILMPALSPTMTEGKLAKWVKNEGDAVKPGQVIAEIETDKATMEVEAVDEGILGKILVPAGTEGVAVNTPIAVLLEDGESAGDVAPPKAVPKAEAKTEAAPAPSCNPQSAPQPATAAPAPEKEWTGATTSVTVREALRDAMAEEMRRDGEVFVMGEEVAEYQGAYKVTQGLLQEFGGKRVIDTPITEYGFAGIATGAAFAGLKPIVEFMTWNFAMQAIDHVINSAAKTLYMAGGQLGCPIVFRGPNGAASRVGAQHSQCFASWYAHCPGLIVMAPWSAADAKGLLKAAIRNPNPVVFLENEMMYGQTFDIPADPDFILPIGKAKIERAGTDVTITAFSRMVGVALQAADKLAEQGISAEVINLRTLRPLDTEAIINSVKKTNRLVSVEEGWHYSGIGSEMAAIMMEKCFDDLDAPVVRVYGADVPMPYAANLEKLALPQANDIIEAAKKVAYAA